The nucleotide window TCATGACGAGCTCAAAGTCAAAGCGAACCgcgatgctgcgcttcTGGAGTCGACCAAACagcaggtcgagctgctcgagcgtgagctcgccaacgagGCTGAACGAAGTGCACGCGAAAAGGCGGAGCTGGAGCAGTGGAACATGGACAAGGAAGAGCAACTCTTTGACCGTGCACAGCGTGCCGAGACCGCGGCTCGTCAAGCccaagatgcgctcgccACGATGCGCTCCGATTTTGATCATGCCAAGGAGCAGTTGGAAGATCTGCAGGCTGAGCGCGAGGTGCTACAAGATGATATTGAAGGCTGGCGCTCACGTTGCCAGGATCTCGAAAAGACCTTGCGCGCCGAAAAGGCCAAGTCAGACGAGCACCGCAAGcttcgtgctgctgcgcgtcTGCGCATCAAACAGCTCACCGATGCTATCGAGCAGGGCAGCGCCAACGTGCCCGCCGATGAGCTATGCGTCCTTGCAGCTCTCGAGATGCCTCAACTCGACCTAGCTAGCGTGCTCAAGAGTCCTAGCCTTGGAGCTGTCAGTCCCAACCCGAATCTCACCCCTCGGCTTTCGCCGAGCATCGCAAGCGAGGAAGCTCCCCCTCAGATTaccaagctgcttgcggACATGCGTCAGCAGATCTTCAACTTGGCTGGCAGCCTTGAGCATGAGCGTAAGCAGCACCttcaagccaagcacgagGTGGCTAGGCTGCGACTCGAGGCTCAGCACCATCAACAGCCAGCTAtgagcgagcagctcagcgagAAGGAGACTTCCTTctccgctgccgctgctgctgaggaCCAGCGTTTCCCTCTGCAAGATGACAGCCGGGACATGTCGACATCGGAATCATTCAGCTCGGTGCGACCGTCGAGCGGTGTGCTCGGCAAGAACAAGCGCCACATGTTTGCCTACGACTCGAGCATGGGCAGCTTTGGACAGTCGCAGAGCAGTGCTTCGCTTTCCATGACGAACATGACGGACGACACAGCCCCCACAGACAACGAGTCAGACATGTCGGACTCCTTTTCCACCAAGCTGCCAACCTCGGAAAGCGATCTGATCGGTCTCGGTATGGGCAGTTTGCAGACGCTGgatgagatcgaggagGTCTCCGAGGTGTCGGAGAGTGTTGCGGGCAGCAACGGCACTCTGAGCGCCGCCTTAGCCACTAGTCCAGCTTGGATCGATGTTGAGGCGGCCGAAGATGGCGCTTTGCGACCGAGCTTGGATGTGAGCGAGGCAAGCTTTGACGCAACCTACCAGGACGCTGACCATGCTCCGCCAACGCCAGATCTGTACCGATCAATGGAGCCTGCCTACATGAACGCCACCAAACGCTTTGTCAAAAGCAACGTCGCTGATTCGACTGAGCACAGCACACacgcttcttcctcttctaGCTCGGGTGAAAGCCACGCTGCGCCTTCGACCCCACCTCAGCATGCCATAGCACGACTTGACGACGCCGGCGTTGAGGCCAACTTTGCGACGCGCACGTGCACGCGCACGCCTTCGCCTCGACCCGAGTTCCACCGCGAGTGGAGCTTCGAATGGGGCAAGTCGCGCTCGCTCAAGATGCCCAGCGCACAGCACACGGTCGAAGACTTTTTCGGCATTCTGTGTGAGGATCGCCTTCCGCCCCTGAGCACTTCCGAGGAGCCTCTCGACTTGCCACCTATCTCTCTCTCGTCCAACGGTACGCTGTTGCCCACAGCGCGTCTAAGCAAGGACGGAAAACCCGTGACCATTGGCGTCGCAATGACACGGTCCGCAAGCATCTTTGGAGGCAAGCGACCGCCCGTTGCTCGATCAGCCTACCTGCGCGAGAGCTTTGATTCCACCTCGAACTCCAACATTGCCCATCACGAAAACGCGCAGTCGATTGGAATTAGTGGATATGGACACGAAGCGCACTCGTCATCAGCGTCCGGCTTGGTCGCCTCGATTGGATCGCGAGCTTTGAGCAGGATGAGCCTGCAGCACCTCACCGGCGCGTTCTCGGGTTTGAGTGGATATCTGACCAACCAGAGTGGCGCCGCTGTGACGGCCGCCAAGATGTGCAACGCTGGTGGCATGGAGGAGGGCAACAGCGGGGTGAACTGGGCTACCGCTCAGCGCCACACACTTGACGAAAACAATCATGTGTTTGACGCCCAGGACCTTCGATTCGATATCGAGTCGGGCGCCGGCAGGATCGGCAAGTACGACCGAGGCTCGGCGGGCAAGCAGCTTTCCTGGACTACCGAGTCTGCAACCGCAACAAGGCAGCAGGGGCACGTACAACCGCTGTCGACAAGGAGGTACTTGAGAAAGTCAGCTGTCGTCGCACCCAAACCTACGCCTGTCTGGCAACTCGATTTCTCCACCAGCACGGGTGCCGGCGCCGGCCCCGTCTTCACTTTGTAACAATTCCCCCTAAACCACCAACCACATTCGTCTTCGCTTTGACTTGATCTCGCGCACGGCATGCATCCTCCTCCGTCTCGAGTGTTTTTACCTTGATGCTCTCGACGAGCCTTTGTTCTTTGTTTTCCATTTTGTCGTTATGCTTGTTTCGTGTCTCTCAATCGCAGTTTGGCTTTCTTTGGTCCTTGACGCCGGCGCGCAGTCTGTTCGTGGCTTCCGTGGCATAGTGTTCATGTTCGAGACAATCGCAGAATCAGATCCACAGCGCAACAACACCAAGTCGACTGACGTtgtgcgattcgtgattgccagCGCCTGACGTGCGCGCGCTAACAACAGAAAGCGCATAAGTTACTTGCTTATCTGGATATCGTTGGTTAGCAAGCTACCTTGCACAGATCCTCTTGATTTGCAGAGCATGTTCGCACACGTCTAGCCAACACACAATAAACAAAACCATGCACCAACAGGATTCATGTCTTTCGAGTGCGCTTTCTTCACTTAGACCTGCTCAACAAAATACATTTATATACGTTGACTATTCCAGCCACGTCACAAAAGGTGGTTGCTTCGTCCAGTGGTAGGATACCTCTTTCGGGTTAAACCCGGTGTGGTGCACACCAGCTTCTTGAAATATAGAGGTGGTCGTGGGTTCGAATCCCACAGTGACCCCTGATTCAATTTTTTTTAATGTTTTTGGTCCTTTCCCGCCGCAGGATTGCAAGCTTGAAAGGGTTGCGATGGTAATGTTACCTAAAGCACATCAAAGAACGTGcactcaatcacgaatgctttCAACGAGCGCGATCCTCAGGCTGCTGCCGCGATGCGTTGTGACAGACTCGAGAGCAGTTGCAAAAGGTCAAGACCGTTGTCCAGTTTAATGAGTGACAAGGCCGTCACGACAGTGCAAGTTCAAGTTCATGTAGAGGTCGTCATATTTCAGTGCGGATACAGAGATTGGCTACCTAGGAAGAGAGAATGCAGCACATAGAGATGGGCACGAAGAGCTGCAGACTCGGCTATTCGCGACAATCGACGCAATATCTAGCGCGCACTAAAGGAGGCAAAGGAGGCAAAGGGAAGCGGTCTGACCGGGAGGCAGAGAGACGACAAGCGTAGCAAAACGCGGCTACTCGCAGGGGCAGCTTTGGTgggcagcgtcgagcaccGTCTCTGCTGAACTTTGTCGCAATGACAATTCTCGCATCGTCAGTCGCGCGGCTTGGCAGGTGGACAGTACACTCCGCTGCGCTGTGCGCAGCTAGACTGCAGTAGCAATGGCGACAGGACTCTTAAGCTGTGCAAAACTTGGTATCGCAGCTGCTACGCCAGTCTGGAGTCCAAGCGACCTGCGATTGGCGCAGTATAGCTTGCACCCCAGCAGGTAGTTCTTGCACACGGCGCATGGTCAGGATTCGCGATTGTTTTCCACTCTCAGCGCCTGCAGGCgtacaatcgtgattcgtgattataCATCTGCACGAAAACGCGCTTCTGGCTTAACACTGTCTGTTTGTTTTTCAGTTTTCACGTTACCATCACGCAGCGTGCATGTTTCGCGGTAGGTTGGCTCAGGTCCAGtcaagagtcacgagtctcgaGTCTCGGCGCCTTTTCACGTTTCATGTTTGCGTGTCTGcgttgacgacgagaagAGGATGTGGAGGTTAATGAGCCGAACACTCACGACCGATTGATGCATTACGATTCGTCGTGACTACGCTCTCGACCACCAACAACTGTCGCTTCTGTacatcaacagcatcgaACGATCTCAGCATGAGCGCATTTCCATTGATGAGGTCGGCCCCGCACGTCTGTCGAGTAAGTGACACGCGATTGTGTACGAATCATCGGGTGCTGATCGCTGACTGACCATGTGCGAATTGGTTGTGTACTTGCTCTCACACTTGTGCTTCCCGGAAACACGTCTAGGCTGCATCGATAACTGAAGCGCGGATCGGACTCAACATGCGCCTACCTCAGCAGGTGCGCACGTACTACGCCAAGCGAATTGACCCACGCACTCGATTTCAAGCCACATCGCGCACCGTCCAAGCGCGCATCATGAGCGCGTCTACACCGGGGTCGTACTCGACCGTTCGTATGGGACTGATGCTCGCCGGTGGCTCGCTGATCGCCGCCGCCGGGCTGTCCGCATTTACCTCTTCTACCGTCCAATGCGAATCTGCGCGACCGTACGCTACGCCATCTGTCCCCATAAATGTCTCCACCAAAGCCGACACCACAACCGTCTCCACCGAGCCTCAAAGCATCGTCAACGTCTATCAACTCTCGTTTGGCACCATCTGCGGTATCTGCGCCGGAGTATTCATCAAGAAGGGCCTCAAATTGATCGCGTTTATCCTCGGAGGCTGCTACATCTTGCTGCAGTACCTCAACAGCCAACAGCTGATCAAGGTCAACTGGTCGGCCATCAATTCCAGATACGATAAGCTGGTCGGAAGCGCTGCTGGTCCAGACCAAAATGCCAAAGGCTTCCAGCGCAGTACCGCACAGACAATCTGGAAGCGTACGACCAACTTCTTGGTAGCAGACTTTCAGCCTAGAGCAACCTTCATGGCTGGCCTGCTGCTAGGATTGCGCCTGGGATGAGCGAGCTCGCGCTCAACTTTGCATGTCACAGTCTCAAATAATGAAGAGTAGGATGTGCATGAAACATGAAATGCTAGcaatctgaatcgtgaatgtggatCTGTTCAAAGTGACCGAGGCGTGGTATGATGTCGAatttgaatcacgaatcagctTCAAaagcagtcacagagtcgtgattcgtgatttgcacGCACGTTTTGAGAGGCGGTGAATTGAGCGGGTATATGTGCGCTTCTTACCGTTTTCAGCCAAGGCCAGAAACGAAaagcaaaaaaaaaaagacgATTAAAATGCGATTTTAAGGAAAGAAGAAATTCGTCAAGGAcccacattcgtgattcacgattattcaGGATTGGTGAATTCTTTGCGCACAAGAGCGGGCGAGGGACGACATCGTGACTGTGCACTAACTATCGCGAACGGATGAAAATCTTTGCCTGTCGAACATCATCAGCATTCATATCAACTTGAGCGGCGATTGGGCGGTTAGATATGTCAGTACAAGAGATCACGATTCCGGCGCCGGCCGATTTTCACGTGCATCTGCGACAAGGAAAGATGTCGGAGCTCGTCACCCCGCACGTCGCCGAGGGAGGCGTCTCGCTTGCATATGTTATGCCCAACCTTGTACCTCCGATCACATCGACACAGCAAGCGATGGAATACCTCGAGCGCTTGCGAGCGCTTGCTCCTCAGACCATGTTCGTCGGCACGCTGTATCTATCGCCTGACTTGACGCCGGCGGAAATCGCCAAGGCGGCTCAGAATGGTGTCCGAGGTGTCAAGAGCTATCCTCGTGGAGTCACTACGAACTCGGACAGCGGCATCGAGGATTACGAGACCTACTATCCCATCTTTGAAGAGATGCAGAAACACGATATGGTCCTCAACTTGCACGGCGAGCTTCCTTCGAATGCAGACGCGGGCATCTGCGTGTTGAATGCCGAGGAAAAGTTTTTGACGCACCTGTTCAAGATCCACGGTGAATTTcccaagctcaagatcgtGCTGGAGCATGCGACCACCAGGAAGGCGGTCGAAGCCGTCAAGCAGTGTGGCGACACAGTGGGCTGTACCATCACACCGCATcacctcgagctcatcgtGGATGACTGGGCGGGCAAGCCACTCAACTTTTGCAAGCCAGTCGCCAAATATCCCGATGACCGACAGGCGTTGCGCGACGTCATTCGCCAAGGTCATCctcgcttcttcctcggctCAGATTCGGCGCCGCACCCGTTGGCTAACAAGTATCCTTCCGCAGTCACACATGGCGCTCCTGGAACCAAAGCTTCTGCATCTGGCAGCGATCACCTCGAAGCTACTGGTGTCGTCTCGTGTGGTTGCGCAGCGGGCGTCTacacctcgtcgatcctTGTGCCTCTTTGCgcgacgctgctcgaagcgTTTGGCGCGTTGGATCAACTTGCCAACTACGTCAGCATCAACGGGCGCAACTTCTATGGCTACAACGATGATCAGCATGCCAAACACGGCAGCATAAAGCTTCGCAAGGTGCGCAGCCGATCATCGATTtcgccagcagctgcaaccGTTCCTGCAGTCTATGTCCATCCCGAGTTCCGAGAGGTGCCAGATTCAGATGCATCCAAGGTGCAAGTAGTGCCTTTCTGGGCGGGCAAGTGTCTCGGCTGGGAGATCGTCCGTTCGTGAGTCGAGCGCTTGCGCTGTCGATGTATCGACGAGATACGCGCCAAGCCGCGTCTGGGCTTGATTGGTAGCCGAAATTCTCCTCGTTTTTGGGTTATTGTATCTTGTCTGTGTCGTTCCAGTGTGACTGCGGTACTGAGAAGAGGTAGAGCATCTCTTCATTGCGCACGTGCGTTGATTCGCTCGTCCAAGGCCTGCGTATCGGTGGGACGCGCCTGGGAACAAGCAGGGTTGACGACAACCACGAGATTGAGCTCGGAAGTGTCAAGGTAATCATGGAATGCTCGCGAATCCAGACGGCAGTAAGTGATTCCGAACTTCGGACAGGCTCAAGCCGAGCACCAGAGCAAACGATCCACCTCTAGCATGCAAGTGCTACAGAGCGCGTGggcgagcaagccgagcgcaGCAAGGTTGGCCTTCATTCCGGATGTATCACGTCGCATGGATGAGTTTACTGGAGAATGtgaatcgaatcgtgaatacggCGAAATTAGCGGCGAGTTGCGACGCTCTCTGATGGCGAGATTTGTGGGGCTGCGGGCTGCGCCAAACAATGACAAATGACGATGCGCTGAGGCTGTCAGCTTGCTCAAGCTTCGCAACGCTCGGACAAGTCCGCAGCCGCCAAAAAAATTCACACAACTTTGATGAGCCCTCACGAATTCCAAGACGATATGAACGCCGCCACATGTGAGCTCAGACAAACAAGCCGTCCggacaagaacaagaaaCAAGAAACAAGAAacgctcgcttctcgctgGCTCTTTCTGTCAAGCCCGAAtccgtctcgtctcgtGACCAAtacagaatcgtgaattgtgaatcgtgaatgccaaGATACGAGGCTTGGAGTAACTAGATTGCGCCCCACCCAATGAAACAATTTGGCGCTTTGATTGCGGACTTGTGAGGTGAGACGAGTCGTTTGTTGTCGATAACCTCTTGAGACGCTTGCTCGATCCGTGTGACATAACTTCTCTGTAGTCGTTCGCTCTTTGATGTCAACTCTGATAGCAGCCATTCTCTCGTTCCGGCGGAGATAGCTGCGATGGTGCAGAGATGACAAGGGTTCGAGAATCAATCCCTCTACCAAGTTCAAGCAAGCATGTAGGGTAGCAGACGTGATTATGCGCATTTCATTTGTATCGCCATCCATGAGTTGCGGCTCGGCTCTAGATCATCAGACAAAAACCCATGCCTTTGCGCATACCGTACTTGTACTCCAAGCCCCGATACTGCTGCACACACATGAAAGTGTGGGTGTAACAGGTAGTGGCCGGTATGAAAACGCGTTCAGACCAAAGTGCCTCATCTATGTTGTGATGTCGCTGCAATGGAGGGTGTGAAGCGCGCGgatcgatctcgatgccTACCTAGTATTCGCAACCACTGCGTGCGTCTCACCTGGCCCTCTTCGGAGAGCACTGGTCTGCAGTATGACAGCTCCGAGGATACGCCTTGTGACGTAGTCAATAAGCCATCCAGTCTCCAACTCGAACTCCACAGATAAGCTCCAGTTCGAGTATGAGCCTATGTTCTGAGCCACAAAAAACAGTCTCGACAATATAGTCACGCCAGGGGCAATGTGCAGCCAACGGCGCCCAAACCATGTCGTCACGAAGAGGAAACAATCCAAATCGACCAAGTAGCTGTACCTAGGCTTAGTTAGTCGATCTAGAGGCAGTATTGTAGGCACCGACTCGCCCAGATCAGCGCAGAATCCTTCAGCTTCATCTAtgtgctgcagctttgCCGCGCAAGAGCGGTCGAGCACAACTCGAGAATCAAAATGCATGAGGCGGTCTAGATGATGAAGTCAAAGCAGCCACAGACAATTGTTTGAGGCTGACGAGCCTTAAGATCGACAGACATAGTCACCCCAGGTTCTCACGGCTCGAAACCAAGCATGGATGTCATCACTCATATCATTGTGCTTGTTCACGTCGCcggtcgacgaggtcgCAAAGGTGCTATCTCCGCCTTCAGTTGTGGCTAGACGACCCAGTTGTATGCGGCCTCATCTCCGCCCACGCTGGGCAGATCTTGGGAGCGCGGAAAACCTTAATCCAGTCCTAGTTAGGCCAGACTTGTCCGCAAACCAAGCTACGGCGGCGGTTCGGTGGGCTCGATAGTTTgcagcagaagcttgcGCTTTCAAGCGCGCCTTCTGCCAGGTACAGCTTGGTGCACTTGCTTAACACTTTTCAGGCGACGGCGATAATCACAAATGCTATCGCTTTGAATGCCCATCGTCATACGTTTTGCTTTtaaacaatcacgaatgcttaTCTGATGTCCGCAATTTCGTCCACGCGATGTTGCAAGGGTCTTGTGTCGAGATTTGCTGAGCCTTTTTCGAGCTGCGCCTGCCAACCGCGAGGGTGAAGTGGCGGGACAAACAGAAGCCAAGCTACTGCTCTttgttgctcttcttggtGTCGTCAttgctgagcttgcttGGCAACATgaagtcgagctcgaccgtCGCTCTCTGCATGTTGATAACTCTGGAGAAGAACAAATTCGCGATGCAAGGTGCTACAGTACTTCCGTTTATGAACtgaaaaaaaaaacgaGAACGTGGTGCTGGCTGGATGCATAATCAGCTGCGGCCGCATTCCAGACCTTCCATGTCTCTCAGGCGACTACTCTTGGCACGGCGTGGCCACTAGTGAAGAGTAGCTTGCGCTGAACTCAGTCCAAGATAGTTGGCGCAGTCACACATTGGTCGATTTTTGCGCAATACGACGCAATCACAATGAATGATTCAAATCTGCTCCGAGGCTTATAAGAA belongs to Mycosarcoma maydis chromosome 3, whole genome shotgun sequence and includes:
- a CDS encoding Dihydroorotase, with product MSVQEITIPAPADFHVHLRQGKMSELVTPHVAEGGVSLAYVMPNLVPPITSTQQAMEYLERLRALAPQTMFVGTLYLSPDLTPAEIAKAAQNGVRGVKSYPRGVTTNSDSGIEDYETYYPIFEEMQKHDMVLNLHGELPSNADAGICVLNAEEKFLTHLFKIHGEFPKLKIVLEHATTRKAVEAVKQCGDTVGCTITPHHLELIVDDWAGKPLNFCKPVAKYPDDRQALRDVIRQGHPRFFLGSDSAPHPLANKYPSAVTHGAPGTKASASGSDHLEATGVVSCGCAAGVYTSSILVPLCATLLEAFGALDQLANYVSINGRNFYGYNDDQHAKHGSIKLRKVRSRSSISPAAATVPAVYVHPEFREVPDSDASKVQVVPFWAGKCLGWEIVRS